From Xenopus tropicalis strain Nigerian chromosome 3, UCB_Xtro_10.0, whole genome shotgun sequence, the proteins below share one genomic window:
- the snrnp27 gene encoding U4/U6.U5 small nuclear ribonucleoprotein 27 kDa protein produces MGRSRSRSPERRRERRRSRSASRERERRRRERSRSRERRRSRSRSPHRRRSRSPRRHRSSSISPGRLKDRRDDDKKDSKESKGAKERQIAAEDLEGKTEEEIEMMKMMGFATFDTSKGKKVDGSVNAYAINVSQKRKYRQYMNRKGGFNRPLDFIA; encoded by the exons ATGGGTCGCAGCCGGAGTAGATCCCCTGAAAGGCGGCGAG aaCGCAGGCGTTCTCGATCCGCTTCACGGGAGCGAGAAAGGAGGAGGAGAGAGCGCTCTCGATCCCGAGAAAGACGTAGGAGCCGCTCACGATCCCCACACAGACGCCGCTCTAG GTCTCCCCGCCGTCACAGGTCTTCCTCCATTTCTCCTGGTAGGCTGAAGGACAGACGTGATGATGACAAGAAAGATTCTAAGGAATCTAAAGGTGCAAAGGAACGTCAGATAGCAG CGGAAGATCTTGAAgggaagacagaagaggaaattGAAATGATGAAGATGATGGGCTTTGCTACATTTGATACCTCCAAG gGAAAGAAAGTAGATGGATCCGTTAATGCATATGCCATAAATGTTTCTCAAAAGCGAAAATAcag GCAGTACATGAACAGAAAAGGAGGATTTAACAGACCCCTGGATTTCATTGCTTAA